TAAACACAAAAAATGGAACTCCAGAAACCCCTAGTTCTCTACCTTTTCGTTCTTCTTCTCGAACTTCCTGAAGTAAGGTCGTGTCCTTTTGTACGGAATAAAGATTATCCTCTTGTATTCCCGCTTCCCGTAAACTTTCCAAAATTATATTTGTGTCTGAAAGATTTTTACCTTCGGCAAAAAATTTTCTAAAAAAGATTTCCGAAAGAATTGAATCTTTTCTATATTCTTTCGCCTTTCGAATCAATGCGTGTAATAAAAAGGTGTTTGGTTGATGTCCTTCTTGTTCCGACAAAAAAGGAAGGTTTTCTGAATTGGCAATATCGGCAACTCTTTGAACCATCATTTTAACACGATCCATAGATCCAAATTTTCGAGTCATATGAAGTATTCTATCTTCTCCTTCCGGAGCCAAATCCGGATTGAG
The nucleotide sequence above comes from Leptospira kirschneri serovar Cynopteri str. 3522 CT. Encoded proteins:
- a CDS encoding DsbA family oxidoreductase, whose product is METKIAIYSDVVCPWCYIGKKRLEDAISIRKKSHPDDKIEIEWRAFQLNPDLAPEGEDRILHMTRKFGSMDRVKMMVQRVADIANSENLPFLSEQEGHQPNTFLLHALIRKAKEYRKDSILSEIFFRKFFAEGKNLSDTNIILESLREAGIQEDNLYSVQKDTTLLQEVREEERKGRELGVSGVPFFVFNEKYAVSGAQESNLFLQIFDRLEDENS